In Raphanus sativus cultivar WK10039 chromosome 5, ASM80110v3, whole genome shotgun sequence, the following proteins share a genomic window:
- the LOC108863550 gene encoding protein NEDD1, whose translation MTTRNLVEPSWRLLAASGGDTVKLFDVSADGAESCDDPCVLSYTPTPRSVVNSVKWNHTNMVVASAGEDKKISLWQKNGKTLGTVPVTGKNNSNDLNEECLSAISFTNKGSRYICSGGTGQTVRIWDLQRKLCVKNLKGHTSTITGVMYNCKDEHVASISVGGDLIVHNLASGARASELKDPYGQILKVLDYSRFSRHLLLTAGDDGTVHLWDTTGRNPKMSWLKQHSAPTAGVCFSPSNDKIIASVGLDKKLYMYDSGTRRPSSCIPYESPFSSLAFGDNGHILAAGTGNGRIVFYDVRGMPQPVTVLHAYSSSEAVTSLSWQTSKPVIVNERNCTPEMALFGGTLEDSVVIPDPSPATTTSLASHSTALPGSHGVATSTLNLSSAEETPKRNHLWPGGPLIRLQAHRASDSSKDEMDIFSPVVGVQSVEKWSDTEGLKRDHLVLDKKTSSLPFPSSTKGGFPFGDDGNKDWKLSSTSKQDDTRGSFSPFGSTPTTLTKSEFSALTPPEAWGGEKFSRLAANDKFSEKFSHLNPPPRLGVSSSTASTSGSTYSGSRDFPLSLGQNQTGLANVNISSEFPGVRDFNSKAFEKSSALSDNFPSSPLSTKGIASPGNIDSLRLSPITRRSYAERIGTTSSFSDGAFLSSGSPKIKKTGAETREEVLNNLLQRPEKLGAADAGGLPVMNGGGSLQQSKQPENNFTLQLFQRTLEGTLDNLKNSVHDDMRNLHIEILRQFHMHEMEMSTALNSVLENQAELMKEIKMLRKENQQLRQML comes from the exons ATGACTACGAGAAACTTGGTGGAGCCTTCGTGGCGTCTCCTGGCAGCGAGCGGCGGAGACACCGTCAAGCTCTTCGACGTCTCCGCCGACGGCGCCGAGTCTTGCGATGATCCCTGCGTTTTGAGCTACACTCCGACGCCTCGCTCCGTCGTCAATTCCGTTAAGTGGAACCACACGA ATATGGTTGTAGCGAGTGCGGGAGAAGATAAGAAGATATCTCTTTGGCAAAAAAATGGGAAGACCTTAGGAACTGTTCCTGTTACTGGGAAGAACAACAGCAACGATCTCAATGAG GAATGTTTGTCAGCCATTAGCTTCACTAACAAAGGGTCAAGGTATATATGTTCTGGAGGGACTGGTCAAACTGTGAGGATATGGGACTTGCAAAGGAAGCTTTGTGTCAAAAATCTGAAGGGTCATACGAGTACTATTACGGGTGTGATGTACAATTGCAAAGACGAGCATGTGGCTTCTATCAGTGTTGGTGGGGATCTGATTGTCCACAACCTTGCATCTGGAGCAAGAGCTTCTGAACTCAAAGATCCATACGGTCAG ATATTGAAGGTTCTTGATTATTCGAGGTTTAGTCGACACCTTCTGCTTACTGCAGGTGATGATGGGACTGTGCATCTCTGGGACACTACTGGTCGTAACCCAAAG ATGTCCTGGTTGAAGCAGCATTCTGCACCAACTGCTGGTGTTTGTTTCTCTCCATCGAATGACAAG ATTATTGCTAGTGTGGGGCTAGATAAAAAGCTCTACATGTACGACTCTGGTACCAGAAGACCTTCGTCCTGCATTCCATACGAATCACCTTTCTCTTCTTTGGCGTTTGGGGATAATGGTCACATACTGGCAGCTGGAACGGGTAACGGTAGAATAGTATTCTACGACGTACGTGGAATGCCGCAACCTGTCACTGTCCTGCACGCGTACAGCAGTTCAGAG GCTGTTACAAGTTTGTCCTGGCAAACATCAAAACCAGTTATTGTGAATGAAAGAAACTGCACGCCTGAGATGGCTCTTTTTGGTGGTACTTTGGAAGATTCAGTTGTCATTCCAGACCCCTCTCCTGCAACAACAACATCTCTAGCTTCACATTCCACGGCGTTGCCAGGTTCTCATGGAGTTGCCACGAGTACGTTAAATCTATCATCAGCAGAAGAAACGCCGAAAAGAAATCATCTATGGCCTGGTGGACCACTGATCAGGCTACAAGCACACCGTGCCAGTGATAGTTCTAAAGATGAAATGGACATATTTTCCCCAGTCGTTGGCGTACAATCTGTTGAGAAATGGTCTGATACCGAAGGATTGAAAAGGGATCATTTAGTTCTTGATAAGAAGACTTCCTCCTTGCCATTTCCTTCATCGACCAAAGGAGGATTTCCGTTTGGAGATGACGGAAACAAAGACTGGAAACTGAGTTCCACTTCTAAACAG GATGACACAAGGGGTTCCTTTTCTCCTTTTGGATCCACGCCCACAACATTAACGAAAAGCGAATTCTCTGCTCTGACACCTCCAGAAGCCTGGGGTGGGGAGAAGTTTAGCCGCTTGGCTGCTAATGACAAATTTTCTGAAAAGTTCAGTCACCTGAACCCGCCTCCGCGTCTCGGGGTTTCTAGCTCAACCGCTAGTACATCTGGATCAACGTATTCTGGTTCTAGAGATTTCCCTTTGTCGCTTGGTCAGAACCAGACGGGCCTTGCAAACGTCAACATTAGCTCAGAGTTCCCCGGCGTAAGAGACTTCAACTCAAAGGCGTTCGAGAAATCCTCAGCACTTTCAGACAACTTCCCATCCAGCCCGCTGTCAACCAAAGGCATCGCATCTCCGGGGAACATTGACTCGTTGAGGCTATCACCGATAACTCGTAGAAGTTACGCTGAGAGAATCGGTACCACTTCTTCCTTCAGCGATGGAGCCTTTCTCTCGTCTGGTTCGCCTAAGATAAAGAAAACAGGAGCCGAGACCAGAGAAGAAGTTCTGAATAATCTCCTGCAAAGACCTGAGAAACTGGGTGCAGCAGATGCAGGAGGTCTTCCGGTTATGAAT GGAGGAGGAAGCTTGCAACAGTCGAAGCAACCTGAAAACAACTTCACGCTTCAGCTATTTCAAAGAACACTTGAAGGCACACTCGATAATTTGAAGAATTCAGTCCATGACGATATGAGGAACCTGCATATAGAGATACTGAGACAATTCCATATGCACGAG ATGGAGATGTCGACGGCGTTAAACTCGGTACTGGAGAACCAAGCAGAGCTGATGAAAGAGATTAAGATGTTACGGAAAGAGAACCAGCAGCTTCGCCAAATGCTTTAG
- the LOC108863260 gene encoding protein phosphatase 2C 37: MAGICCGIVGESEPTVTVDSSARASLRRRLDLLPSIKIVAPPLESSRKRQKRETPSPDLESNARSDRNNVEKAPVKNSNTIPSSATEAESSFVSDAPKIGTTSVCGKRRDMEDAVSIHHSLIERNSENLHFYGVFDGHGCSHVAEKCRERLHEIVKHDVEAMATGGEDVWKETMVKSFQKMDREVSQRDSNGASRSSVKSSCRCELQSPQCDAVGSTAVVSLVTPEKIVVSNCGDSRAVLCRNGVAIPLSSDHKPDRPDELIRIQQAGGRVIYWDGARVLGVLAMSRAIGDNYLKPYVIPDPEVTVTDRTDEDECLILASDGLWDVVTNETACGVARMCLQAAAEGDSDMAHNACSDAALLLTKLALARQSSDNVSVVVVDLRKRRNNQVS; this comes from the exons ATGGCTGGGATTTGCTGCGGTATTGTTGGGGAGAGTGAACCGACGGTTACGGTCGATTCCTCTGCTCGAGCTTCTCTGAGACGGAGGTTAGATCTACTCCCTTCGATCAAGATCGTCGCTCCTCCTCTCGAGAGTTCCCGTAAGCGGCAGAAACGCGAGACACCGTCGCCGGATCTGGAATCGAATGCACGTAGTGATAGGAACAACGTGGAGAAGGCGCCGGTTAAGAATTCAAACACGATTCCCAGCTCCGCGACGGAAGCGGAGAGCTCTTTCGTCTCCGATGCGCCTAAGATCGGGACGACGTCGGTTTGCGGGAAGAGGAGAGACATGGAGGACGCCGTCTCGATCCACCACTCGCTGATCGAGAGAAACTCCGAGAATCTCCACTTCTACGGAGTGTTCGACGGCCACGGCTGCTCTCACGTCGCGGAGAAGTGCAGGGAGCGGTTGCATGAGATAGTGAAGCATGACGTCGAAGCTATGGCCACCGGAGGAGAAGACGTGTGGAAGGAGACGATGGTGAAGAGCTTCCAGAAGATGGATAGAGAAGTTAGCCAGCGAGACTCCAACGGCGCGAGTCGGAGCAGCGTGAAGAGCTCCTGCAGATGCGAATTGCAGTCTCCTCAGTGCGACGCCGTCGGATCCACCGCCGTGGTGTCGTTAGTCACGCCGGAGAAGATCGTCGTCTCTAACTGCGGAGACTCTCGCGCCGTGCTGTGCCGTAACGGTGTAGCCATCCCTCTCTCTTCAGATCATAAG CCGGATCGACCCGATGAATTAATTCGGATCCAACAAGCGGGCGGGCGGGTTATCTACTGGGACGGAGCTCGGGTTCTAGGAGTTCTCGCCATGTCGAGAGCTATCGGTGATAACTACTTAAAACCTTACGTGATTCCGGATCCGGAGGTTACCGTGACGGATCGAACAGACGAGGACGAGTGCTTGATCCTGGCGAGTGATGGACTCTGGGACGTTGTGACGAACGAGACGGCGTGCGGCGTTGCTCGCATGTGCCTTCAAGCTGCTGCTGAAGGGGACTCTGATATGGCGCACAACGCGTGTTCGGACGCGGCGTTGCTGTTGACGAAGCTGGCTCTGGCGAGACAGAGCTCCGATAACGTGAGCGTGGTGGTGGTTGACTTGAGGAAGAGGAGGAATAATCAAGTGTCTTGA
- the LOC108805393 gene encoding uncharacterized protein LOC108805393: MTIDSNQKTSKFRWGEMDEDENDDLGFLLPPKQVIGPDENGLKTVIEYKFNDQGNKVKITTKSRVRKLASARLNKRAVERRSWPKFGDAANEDASNHHLTMVSTEEIALERPRPPGTKAEESKGDSLSQLNNQSAVLMVCRICKKKGDHWTSKCPYKDLAEPTDVFVDKPPTRETSASSGKPAYVPPSMRQGADKSASGSDMRRRNDENSVRVTNLSEDTREPDLMELFHPFGAVTRAYVAIDQKTGVSRGFGFVNFVSREDAQRAINKLNGYGYDNLILRVEWATPRPTQ; encoded by the exons atGACGATCGATTCGAATCAGAAAACGAGCAAGTTCCGATGGGGAGAGATGGACGAAGACGAAAACGACGACCTCGGTTTCCTCCTCCCTCCCAAGCAGGTGATCGGCCCCGACGAGAACGGACTAAAGACGGTGATCGAGTACAAGTTCAACGACCAAGGCAACAAGGTCAAGATCACCACCAAGTCGCGCGTCCGCAAGCTAGCTTCCGCGAGGCTCAACAAACGCGCCGTGGAGCGGAGGAGCTGGCCTAAGTTCGGAGACGCCGCGAACGAGGACGCCAGTAACCATCATCTCACCATGGTTTCTACCGAAGAGATTGCCTTGGAACGACCTAGGCCTCCtg GTACCAAAGCAGAAGAATCCAAGGGAGATAGCTTGTCTCAGCTGAACAATCAGAGTGCAGTCCTCATGGTCTGCAGGATATGCAAGAAGAAAGGAGATCACTGGACATCGAAGTGCCCTTACAAGGATCTAGCCGAACCAACCGATGTGTTCGTGGACAAGCCACCCACTAGGGAGACATCCGCATCATCAGGCAAGCCCGCTTATGTCCCGCCTAGCATGAGACAAGGTGCGGATAAAAGCGCTAGTGGTTCGGACATGAGGAGGAGGAACGATGAGAACTCTGTTCGTGTGACCAACTTGTCTGAAGACACCCGTGAACCGGATCTGATGGAGCTGTTCCATCCGTTTGGAGCTGTCACGCGTGCCTATGTGGCGATTGATCAGAAAACTGGAGTGAGCAGAGGGTTTGGTTTCGTCAATTTCGTGAGCAGAGAAGACGCTCAGAGAGCAATCAACAAACTGAATGGTTATGGTTATGATAACCTCATCCTCAGGGTTGAGTGGGCTACTCCAAGACCCACCCAGTAA
- the LOC108805392 gene encoding PRA1 family protein A3: protein MDWDSVAAGDVIEALREVEWSTSPRSLAEFFSRFAFPRSFSKWMSRLKCNLYYYRTNYFILLIFVLGLALITRPIAIIGAALTALSLAFLNDSFAATFNEKAIRTIRQFSPHLAAKMRPPHMPVIRGRSASRKTVYVCGQPRLVFVLLGLTASFVLWFTSCGLLWVLYALATALLMIMLHASLRTPNLKARLNTFREEFRAVWRNYSEL from the exons ATGGATTGGGATAGCGTAGCAGCGGGGGATGTGATAGAGGCGTTAAGAGAAGTTGAGTGGTCGACGAGTCCTCGTTCCTTGGCGGAGTTCTTCTCCAGATTCGCCTTCCCTCGCTCTTTCTCTAAATGGATGAGCCGCCTCAAATGCAATCTCTACTA ctACAGGACGAATTACTTCATCCTCTTGATTTTCGTTCTCG GTCTTGCACTTATCACCCGACCTATTGCCATCATCGGTGCTGCTCTTACTGCCTTGAGCCTAGCTTTCCTTAACGacag TTTTGCAGCTACTTTCAATGAAAAGGCTATCCGGACCATTAGGCAATTCTCGCCGCATTTAGCTGCAAAGATGAGGCCTCCCCACAT GCCCGTCATTCGTGGGCGATCTGCGTCTAGAAAGACGGTCTACGTTTGTGGCCAACCACGTTTGGTGTTCGTGTTGCTTGGATTAACCG CCAGCTTTGTCTTGTGGTTTACTTCCTGCGGTTTGTTATGGGTCCTCTACGCACTTGCCACTGCCCTTCTCA TGATCATGCTTCATGCAAGCCTTAGAACTCCAAACCTCAAGGCACGCTTGAACACATTCCGCGAAGAGTTCAGAGCTGTCTGGCGTAACTACAGTGAACTTTAA
- the LOC108857484 gene encoding UDP-glycosyltransferase 76B1: MVIREKKPVIFLFIFPLQGHLNPNFQLANILFNRGFSITVIHTEFNAPNSSNFPHFTFVSIPDGLSESEASNPDVIELLHDLNTKCVAPFGDCLKKLLSQEPTAACVIVDALWYFTDGLTEKFGIPRMVLRTVNLSAFVAFSKFHVLREKGYLSLQESQANLTVPELPHLRMKDLPWFQTDDPRSGDKLKKGVLKSLKSSSGIIFNAIQDIEPEQLKQTHKEFPVPLFCVGPFHRHVSPSSSSLLTQDMTCLSWLDNQEPNSVIYVSLGSIASIDESEFLEIAWGLRNSNQPFLWVVRPGLIRGTEWIEILPKGFIESFEGMGKIVKWAPQIEVLAHRATGGFLTHCGWNSTIESICEGVPLICKPSFGDQRVNARYISDVWRIGLHLENKIERLEIESAVRTLMKSSQGEEIRKRIMPMKETAEKCLEPGGSSFRNLEKLISHVLSF, from the exons ATGGTgattagagaaaaaaaaccAGTGATCTTTCTCTTTATTTTCCCTCTACAAGGTCACCTAAACCCTAATTTTCAACTTGCCAACATCCTATTCAACAGAGGCTTCTCCATCACTGTAATTCACACTGAGTTCAACGCGCCAAACTCTTCCAACTTCCCTCATTTCACTTTCGTTTCCATACCTGACGGTTTGTCTGAATCCGAAGCCTCGAATCCCGACGTCATCGAGCTTCTCCATGACCTCAATACCAAGTGTGTTGCTCCTTTTGGTGATTGCTTGAAGAAGCTTTTGTCACAAGAACCAACTGCTGCTTGTGTGATTGTAGATGCTCTCTGGTACTTCACTGATGGTTTAACCGAGAAGTTCGGTATCCCGAGGATGGTTCTCCGGACGGTTAACCTCTCGGCTTTTGTTGCTTTCTCAAAGTTTCATGTCTTACGGGAGAAAGGTTATCTTTCCCTACAAG AGTCTCAAGCCAACTTAACAGTTCCAGAGCTTCCACATCTTAGAATGAAAGATCTTCCATGGTTCCAGACAGATGATCCAAGATCAGGAGataaattaaagaaaggtgTGCTGAAGTCACTAAAGTCATCCTCAGGAATCATATTCAACGCTATTCAAGATATTGAACCAGAACAGCTAAAACAAACTCACAAAGAGTTCCCTGTTCCGCTCTTCTGTGTTGGACCGTTTCACAGGCACGTCTCGCCTTCATCGAGCAGCTTACTTACACAAGACATGACCTGTCTCTCCTGGCTAGACAATCAAGAACCGAACTCCGTGATCTACGTAAGTCTTGGAAGCATTGCTTCGATAGACGAATCTGAGTTCTTGGAGATTGCTTGGGGTCTAAGAAACAGCAACCAGCCTTTTCTATGGGTGGTTAGACCCGGTTTGATCCGCGGCACGGAGTGGATTGAGATTCTCCCTAAAGGGTTCATCGAAAGCTTTGAAGGTATGGGTAAGATCGTGAAATGGGCGCCTCAGATAGAGGTTTTAGCTCACCGTGCAACAGGAGGGTTCTTGACACATTGTGGATGGAACTCGACGATCGAGAGCATATGCGAAGGTGTACCGTTGATATGCAAACCTTCTTTTGGGGACCAGAGGGTGAATGCAAGGTACATTAGTGATGTTTGGAGGATCGGTCTTCATTTGGAGAACAAGATTGAGAGACTGGAGATAGAAAGTGCTGTTAGGACACTGATGAAGAGCTCACAAGGAGAAGAGATCCGTAAGAGGATCATGCCCATGAAGGAAACTGCTGAGAAATGCCTTGAGCCTGGAGGTTCATCGTTTAGGAATCTTGAAAAGTTAATTTCTCATGTATTGTCTTTTTAA